A single region of the Microlunatus panaciterrae genome encodes:
- a CDS encoding enolase C-terminal domain-like protein — translation MKIIDIRPTTVTVPLEAPLRHSNGAHWGRFVRTLIELETDNGLVGLGELGGGGEAAENAILALKPYLLGHDPARVEELRWMIANPTASLYNNRTQLLAAIEFACLDVVGQQANLPVHDLLGGRVRDRVRFASYLFFRHPGTDGSGEVRTAEQLVEQARALVDQHGFDVHKLKGGVFPPDYELDCFRALAEAFPGHRVRYDPNGALSVEEAIRFATAIADLNNDYLEDPTWGLNGMRRVRENTAIPLATNTVVVNFEQLAANVLNPAVDVILLDTTFWGGIRPCVKAAGVCETFQLGIAVHSSGELGVQLATMLHLGAALPNLAFAADAHYHHLRDDVIVGGKMAYADGSMAVPEGPGLGVKLDHDKVAEYAELFRELGGYPYDRDPARPDWFPLLPNTDWADPTARYRP, via the coding sequence ATGAAGATCATCGACATCCGCCCGACCACTGTCACCGTTCCACTTGAGGCGCCGCTGCGGCACAGCAACGGAGCCCACTGGGGCCGGTTCGTCCGAACCTTGATCGAGCTGGAGACCGACAACGGGCTGGTCGGGCTGGGTGAGCTCGGCGGCGGCGGTGAGGCAGCCGAGAACGCCATCCTGGCGCTGAAGCCGTACCTGCTCGGGCATGACCCGGCCCGGGTCGAGGAGCTGCGCTGGATGATCGCCAACCCGACAGCGAGCCTCTACAACAACCGGACCCAGCTGCTGGCGGCGATCGAGTTCGCCTGCCTCGATGTCGTCGGGCAGCAGGCGAACCTGCCGGTGCACGACCTGCTCGGCGGCCGGGTGCGGGACCGCGTCCGGTTCGCCAGCTATCTGTTCTTCAGGCACCCGGGCACGGACGGCTCCGGCGAGGTCCGCACCGCCGAGCAGCTGGTCGAGCAGGCCCGGGCGCTGGTCGACCAGCACGGGTTCGACGTGCACAAGCTCAAGGGTGGCGTCTTCCCGCCGGACTACGAGCTGGACTGTTTCCGGGCGCTGGCCGAGGCGTTTCCCGGACACCGGGTGCGCTATGACCCGAACGGGGCCCTCAGCGTCGAGGAGGCGATCCGGTTCGCCACCGCCATCGCCGACCTGAACAACGACTACCTGGAGGACCCGACGTGGGGACTGAACGGGATGCGTCGGGTGCGGGAGAACACCGCCATCCCGCTGGCCACCAACACCGTGGTGGTCAACTTCGAGCAGCTGGCGGCGAACGTGCTCAACCCGGCCGTCGACGTGATCCTGTTGGACACCACCTTCTGGGGCGGCATCCGGCCCTGCGTCAAGGCCGCCGGCGTCTGCGAGACGTTCCAGCTGGGCATCGCGGTGCACTCCTCCGGTGAGCTCGGCGTCCAGCTGGCCACCATGCTGCACCTCGGCGCGGCACTTCCCAATCTAGCCTTCGCCGCCGATGCGCACTACCACCATCTCCGAGACGATGTGATCGTCGGCGGCAAGATGGCCTACGCCGACGGATCGATGGCCGTACCTGAGGGGCCCGGGCTGGGGGTGAAGCTGGATCACGACAAGGTGGCCGAATATGCCGAGCTGTTCCGTGAGCTCGGCGGCTATCCGTACGACCGCGACCCGGCCCGCCCGGACTGGTTCCCGCTGCTCCCCAACACCGACTGGGCCGACCCCACCGCACGCTACCGACCCTGA
- a CDS encoding helix-turn-helix domain-containing protein, producing the protein MTQSNGAPLAAIAAALQRERRRTGLSLAEVARRAGIAKSTLSQLESGTGNPSVETLWALSVALDVPFAELVQPSRPRVQLIRAGEGPTIAAERADYVATLLASCPPHARRDLYLVSAQPGTARESDPHLPGVIEHVVLGAGRALVGPTEDPAELGPGDYIAYPGDAAHIFKALEADTFAVLVSENG; encoded by the coding sequence GTGACTCAGAGCAACGGAGCCCCGCTCGCTGCCATCGCCGCCGCTTTGCAGCGGGAACGCCGCCGGACGGGCCTGTCGCTGGCCGAGGTGGCCAGGCGGGCCGGCATCGCCAAGTCCACCCTGTCCCAGCTGGAGTCGGGCACCGGGAACCCGAGCGTCGAGACGCTGTGGGCGCTGAGCGTTGCTCTGGACGTCCCGTTCGCCGAGCTGGTGCAGCCGTCCCGGCCGCGGGTCCAGCTGATCCGCGCCGGCGAGGGCCCGACGATCGCGGCCGAGCGGGCGGACTACGTCGCCACCCTGCTGGCCTCCTGCCCGCCGCACGCGCGGCGTGACCTCTATCTGGTCTCCGCCCAGCCCGGGACCGCCCGCGAGTCCGACCCGCACCTGCCCGGAGTGATCGAGCATGTCGTGCTCGGCGCCGGTCGGGCCCTGGTCGGCCCGACCGAGGACCCGGCCGAGCTCGGTCCGGGCGACTACATCGCCTACCCCGGCGACGCGGCCCACATCTTCAAGGCCCTGGAGGCCGACACCTTCGCGGTGCTGGTCTCCGAGAACGGCTGA
- a CDS encoding AzlC family ABC transporter permease, producing the protein MRSIWRTLGPVWRRHIALLCLADAVVGASFGALAMGSGLPGWLPVLLSLVVFAGAAQFMFVGILAAGGNPFAAVAAGLLVNARHLPFGFAVREAIGHGWLRRLVGSHLMADETVAFTLAEADPARRRVVYWATGMALFVCWNLGVLLGVYGGTVVHDTDALGLDAAFPAVLVAVVLPALRDPVTRRAALVGAAVALAATTVLPAGLPVLLALVGVLFAVRWGRAKPSPDGSGVLP; encoded by the coding sequence ATGCGTTCGATATGGCGAACACTCGGGCCCGTCTGGCGCCGGCACATCGCCCTGCTGTGCCTGGCCGACGCGGTGGTGGGCGCCTCGTTCGGGGCGCTGGCGATGGGCTCCGGGCTGCCCGGATGGCTGCCGGTGCTGCTGTCGCTGGTGGTGTTCGCCGGGGCGGCCCAGTTCATGTTCGTCGGCATTCTGGCGGCCGGTGGCAACCCCTTTGCGGCCGTGGCCGCGGGCCTGCTGGTGAATGCCAGGCACCTGCCGTTCGGCTTCGCCGTACGCGAGGCCATCGGCCACGGCTGGCTGCGTCGGCTGGTCGGCAGCCACCTGATGGCGGACGAGACGGTCGCGTTCACCCTGGCCGAGGCCGACCCAGCGCGCCGACGGGTCGTCTACTGGGCCACCGGCATGGCCCTGTTCGTCTGCTGGAACCTGGGCGTGCTGCTCGGTGTGTACGGCGGGACGGTGGTGCACGACACCGACGCGCTCGGCCTGGACGCCGCCTTCCCGGCGGTCCTGGTGGCCGTGGTGCTGCCCGCTCTCCGCGACCCGGTCACCCGTCGGGCCGCGCTGGTCGGCGCCGCCGTCGCGCTGGCTGCCACGACCGTGCTGCCGGCCGGGTTGCCGGTGCTGCTCGCCCTGGTCGGAGTGCTGTTCGCCGTACGGTGGGGTCGTGCCAAGCCGTCCCCGGACGGATCCGGTGTGCTGCCGTGA
- a CDS encoding AzlD domain-containing protein, with the protein MTSTPTLVLAALVLAVGTLAFRLAGPALSSRVELSAEVGRLMSTAAVVLLTALVAVTALTQGHGFAGVARPAGVGVAALLAWRRAPFVLVVLGAAATAAGLRLLGLP; encoded by the coding sequence GTGACCTCGACCCCCACCCTGGTGCTGGCCGCGTTGGTGCTCGCGGTCGGCACCCTGGCCTTCCGACTGGCCGGCCCCGCGCTGAGCTCACGGGTCGAGCTGTCCGCCGAGGTGGGCAGGCTGATGAGTACCGCGGCCGTGGTCCTGCTGACCGCGCTGGTGGCCGTCACGGCCCTCACCCAGGGCCACGGGTTCGCCGGTGTCGCTCGTCCGGCCGGTGTCGGAGTTGCGGCGCTGCTCGCCTGGCGGCGGGCACCGTTCGTCCTGGTCGTGCTCGGGGCCGCGGCAACCGCCGCCGGGCTGCGGTTGCTGGGCCTCCCCTGA
- a CDS encoding SMP-30/gluconolactonase/LRE family protein has protein sequence MRASQFSDILVGHGEGPVWWPEDGLRICDGFAGRIVSIDENGREAGSIHVGSFVGAFRPRVGGGLVAAAERSFVLVDPGGSRRDLGELWSDTGIRMNDGGCDPQGRFYCGSMPSAGDRPVGVLYRLDTDGRVTPVLEDLSCPNGMVYSADGQTVYYIDTPTQRVDAFDVDEAGEWQNRRVAVPNIQGGSPDGMTIDANGNLWVALWGGSGVRCFDPGTGEQLAAIEVEGASQTSACTFGGADLDRLYITTSTDGGAGGPKAGAVFVAEPGVRGVLPAVYAG, from the coding sequence ATGCGCGCCTCACAGTTCAGCGACATCCTGGTCGGTCACGGCGAAGGGCCGGTCTGGTGGCCCGAGGACGGCCTGCGGATCTGCGACGGGTTCGCCGGGCGGATCGTGTCCATCGACGAGAACGGACGGGAGGCCGGCAGCATCCACGTCGGCTCGTTCGTCGGAGCCTTCCGGCCGCGGGTCGGGGGAGGCCTGGTCGCCGCCGCGGAACGGTCGTTCGTGCTGGTCGACCCGGGCGGCAGCCGGCGTGACCTCGGCGAGTTGTGGTCCGACACCGGAATCCGGATGAACGACGGCGGCTGTGACCCGCAGGGCCGCTTCTATTGCGGCTCGATGCCGAGTGCGGGGGACCGGCCGGTGGGGGTGCTCTACCGACTCGACACCGACGGGCGGGTCACCCCGGTGCTGGAGGATCTCAGCTGCCCGAACGGGATGGTCTACTCTGCCGACGGCCAGACGGTCTACTACATCGACACCCCCACCCAGCGGGTGGACGCATTCGACGTCGACGAGGCGGGCGAGTGGCAGAACCGCCGCGTCGCGGTGCCCAACATCCAGGGCGGGTCACCCGATGGGATGACGATCGACGCGAACGGCAACCTCTGGGTGGCCCTGTGGGGTGGGTCCGGGGTGCGCTGTTTCGATCCCGGCACCGGCGAGCAGCTGGCGGCGATCGAGGTGGAGGGTGCCAGCCAGACCAGTGCCTGCACCTTCGGCGGCGCCGACCTCGACCGGCTCTACATCACCACGTCCACTGACGGCGGCGCCGGTGGTCCCAAGGCCGGTGCCGTATTTGTCGCCGAGCCGGGTGTACGGGGCGTGCTGCCGGCCGTGTACGCCGGCTGA
- the ccsB gene encoding c-type cytochrome biogenesis protein CcsB: MNYQYYSSLAIVTAVVVYMLAMFSHAAEWASARRLGVARPAHTERELVGVGAGSSVAGVDTAVGTDGADLPVDQPAGAGEAESFSAERIASHRVDLFGRVGIALTLIGFLASVAGVVLRGLAAGRAPWGNMYEFTISAMVFVVAAYLLMVWRAGMRWLGLPVTLLAAVGNGLAVTVFYVAVAPLVPALHSVWFLIHIVAAIISGAAFNVGGLASILYLLKKRAEGRGTVRGYLSRLPSSARMDLVAYRMLAFAFPLWTFTVAAGSIWAEYAWGRYWGWDPKETWALVTWVIFACYLHARSTAGWRGSRAAVIAILGLASFWFNFIGINLLVSGLHSYAGV; the protein is encoded by the coding sequence ATGAACTACCAGTACTACTCCAGCCTGGCGATCGTGACTGCGGTCGTGGTCTACATGCTGGCGATGTTCTCGCACGCGGCCGAGTGGGCCTCGGCGCGCCGGCTCGGCGTCGCCCGGCCGGCCCACACCGAACGTGAGCTGGTCGGCGTCGGTGCCGGGTCCAGCGTCGCGGGCGTTGACACCGCTGTTGGCACCGACGGAGCGGACCTGCCCGTCGACCAGCCGGCCGGGGCAGGCGAGGCGGAGTCCTTCTCGGCTGAGCGGATCGCGAGCCACCGGGTCGACCTGTTCGGCCGGGTCGGCATCGCCCTGACTCTGATCGGTTTCCTGGCCAGCGTGGCAGGTGTGGTGCTCCGGGGCCTGGCGGCCGGCCGGGCGCCCTGGGGGAACATGTATGAGTTCACCATCAGCGCGATGGTGTTCGTGGTGGCCGCCTACCTGCTGATGGTGTGGCGGGCCGGCATGCGCTGGCTCGGCCTCCCGGTCACCCTGCTGGCGGCGGTCGGCAACGGGCTGGCGGTCACGGTCTTCTATGTCGCGGTCGCGCCGCTGGTGCCCGCGCTGCACTCGGTCTGGTTCCTGATCCACATCGTGGCCGCGATCATCTCCGGTGCCGCCTTCAATGTCGGTGGGCTGGCCTCGATCCTCTACCTTTTGAAGAAGCGGGCCGAGGGCCGCGGCACCGTTCGCGGCTACCTGTCGCGGCTACCGAGCAGTGCCCGGATGGACCTGGTGGCGTACCGGATGCTGGCCTTCGCCTTCCCGCTGTGGACCTTCACTGTCGCGGCCGGCTCGATCTGGGCCGAGTACGCCTGGGGCCGTTATTGGGGCTGGGACCCCAAGGAGACCTGGGCCCTGGTGACCTGGGTGATCTTCGCCTGCTACCTGCACGCCCGCTCCACCGCCGGCTGGCGGGGCAGCCGGGCCGCCGTCATCGCCATCCTCGGTCTGGCCTCCTTCTGGTTCAACTTCATCGGCATCAACCTGCTGGTCAGCGGCCTGCACTCCTACGCCGGCGTCTGA
- the resB gene encoding cytochrome c biogenesis protein ResB: MASTPTESPPKQHRPRPGAAGPLGLVGSLRFVWTQLTSMRTALVLLFSLALAAIPGSLIPQRKVSPIRVDDFITQHPTLGPLYDKVGLFNVFTSPWFSAIYLLLFVSLVGCIIPRVRVYARALRAAPPPTPRNLSRLPVFTSREIEAGRQDDLLDRAADRLQRQRYRVRRQPDSISAERGYLREAGNLVFHISLLFLLLGVAIGGLTGFRGTSVVVVGQGFANSLTQYDDFSAGSAFSASDLDPFSLVVNQFDVKFETGPVQTGAARLFKARVTVTDEPGATPHDEVLEVNKPLKVGGSTVHLIGHGYAPVVTIKDADGNVAYSGPVVFLPQDGNFTSAGVIKAPDARPERLAFEGFFLPTAVVNSQGPHSVFPDAVDPALFLNAWYGPPKKETGQPENVYSLDKTGMTQLKNPAGTDVLRFVLRPGEYKELPGGKGTISFDGYQRWVKLQVGDTPGIQVSLTAIGLAVLGLCLSLFIRPRRVWVRLLTTESSRGTVVEVAGLDRADARAGLSEDVEQLAAELTGSPADASGVDDAGADDSDANGESGR; this comes from the coding sequence ATGGCTTCGACCCCGACCGAGAGTCCGCCGAAGCAGCACCGCCCCAGACCCGGAGCGGCCGGACCGCTGGGTCTGGTCGGCTCGCTTCGGTTCGTCTGGACGCAGCTGACCTCGATGCGGACTGCGCTGGTGCTGCTGTTCTCCCTGGCGCTGGCAGCGATCCCCGGATCGCTGATCCCGCAGCGCAAGGTGTCGCCCATCCGGGTGGACGACTTCATCACCCAGCATCCGACCCTCGGCCCGCTCTACGACAAGGTCGGACTGTTCAACGTCTTCACCTCGCCGTGGTTCTCGGCCATCTACCTGCTGCTGTTCGTCTCGCTGGTGGGCTGCATCATTCCCCGGGTCCGGGTGTACGCGCGCGCGCTGCGTGCGGCCCCGCCGCCGACGCCGCGGAACCTGTCCCGGCTGCCGGTATTCACCAGCCGAGAGATCGAGGCGGGCCGACAGGACGACCTGCTGGACCGGGCCGCGGATCGCCTGCAGCGGCAGCGCTACCGGGTACGGCGGCAGCCGGACTCGATCTCGGCCGAGCGCGGCTATCTGCGGGAGGCGGGCAACCTGGTCTTCCACATCAGCCTGCTGTTCCTGTTGCTCGGGGTGGCCATCGGCGGCCTCACCGGTTTTCGCGGCACCAGTGTCGTCGTGGTCGGGCAGGGCTTCGCCAACAGCCTGACCCAGTACGACGACTTCTCCGCCGGGTCCGCCTTCTCGGCCTCCGACCTCGACCCGTTCAGCCTGGTGGTGAACCAGTTCGACGTGAAGTTTGAGACGGGGCCGGTGCAGACCGGCGCGGCCAGGCTGTTCAAGGCGCGGGTCACGGTGACCGACGAGCCGGGCGCGACTCCGCACGACGAGGTGCTGGAGGTCAACAAGCCGCTGAAGGTCGGTGGCAGCACGGTGCACCTGATCGGGCACGGTTACGCACCGGTGGTGACCATCAAGGACGCCGACGGCAATGTGGCGTACTCGGGGCCGGTGGTGTTTCTGCCGCAGGACGGCAACTTCACCTCGGCCGGGGTGATCAAGGCCCCCGACGCACGGCCGGAGCGGCTGGCCTTCGAGGGTTTCTTCCTGCCCACCGCGGTTGTCAACTCCCAGGGTCCCCATTCGGTGTTCCCGGATGCGGTCGACCCGGCGCTGTTCCTGAACGCCTGGTACGGACCACCGAAGAAGGAGACCGGCCAGCCGGAGAACGTCTACTCCCTCGACAAGACCGGCATGACCCAGCTGAAGAACCCCGCCGGCACCGACGTGCTCCGCTTCGTCCTCCGGCCCGGTGAGTACAAGGAGCTGCCCGGCGGCAAGGGCACCATCAGCTTCGACGGGTACCAGCGGTGGGTGAAGCTCCAGGTCGGTGACACGCCGGGAATCCAGGTGTCCCTGACGGCCATCGGACTCGCCGTGCTGGGGCTCTGCCTGTCGTTGTTCATCCGGCCCCGCAGGGTGTGGGTACGGCTGCTTACTACCGAAAGTAGTAGGGGTACTGTGGTCGAAGTTGCCGGACTGGACCGGGCGGATGCGCGGGCCGGGCTCAGTGAGGACGTCGAGCAGCTGGCTGCGGAGCTGACCGGCTCACCAGCCGATGCCTCGGGCGTTGACGACGCCGGTGCTGACGACTCGGATGCGAACGGAGAGAGTGGTCGATGA
- a CDS encoding cytochrome c biogenesis CcdA family protein has protein sequence MALAIPVALLAGLVSFFSPCVVPLLPGYLSYATGLGAAEVVAGTARRGRMLAGTSLFVLGFAVVFVSSGVAIGALGSALTTHQTLVTRVVGVITIALGLIFAGLLPIGQRELRIHRIPKIGIAAAPLLGVVFGLGWVPCISPTLGAVMTLALNEGSALRGGVLAFVYALGLGLPFVAAGLAFSRMARTVSFLRRHQLALMRAGGILLVLVGLLLVTGGWDLVVGYLRQWTAGFGTVI, from the coding sequence ATGGCGCTGGCGATCCCGGTGGCGCTGCTGGCCGGCCTGGTGTCCTTCTTCTCGCCCTGCGTGGTACCGCTGCTGCCGGGCTACCTGTCGTACGCGACCGGTCTCGGCGCAGCCGAGGTGGTGGCTGGCACGGCTCGGCGCGGTCGGATGCTGGCCGGGACCAGTCTGTTCGTGCTCGGCTTCGCGGTGGTGTTCGTCTCCAGCGGAGTTGCCATCGGGGCGCTCGGGTCGGCGCTCACCACCCACCAGACGCTGGTGACGCGGGTGGTCGGCGTGATCACCATCGCCCTTGGGCTGATCTTCGCCGGACTGCTGCCGATCGGGCAGCGCGAGCTGCGGATCCACCGCATTCCCAAGATCGGGATCGCCGCGGCACCACTGCTCGGGGTCGTGTTCGGGCTCGGCTGGGTGCCGTGCATCAGCCCCACCCTGGGCGCGGTGATGACGCTGGCGCTGAACGAGGGCAGCGCCCTCCGGGGCGGAGTGCTCGCCTTCGTCTACGCCCTCGGCCTCGGCCTGCCGTTCGTGGCCGCCGGCCTTGCCTTCAGTCGGATGGCCCGGACCGTGTCCTTCCTCCGGCGGCATCAGCTGGCGCTGATGCGGGCCGGCGGCATCCTGCTGGTCCTGGTCGGGCTGCTGCTGGTGACCGGTGGCTGGGATCTCGTCGTCGGCTACCTGAGGCAGTGGACCGCCGGCTTCGGGACGGTGATCTGA
- a CDS encoding TlpA family protein disulfide reductase, producing the protein MMSASSAGYGVRGVLGRLLVVAVLAALAVLAGCSTQGADEQTRSGSEDGYVGARSLTRVAPADRKQAPIVSGASLGAGKEISTESFKGKIIVLNVWGSWCSPCRHEATALQQASVKTADIAQFIGINTRDTSQSQGLAFTRAFKIGYPSIYDPKGQELLKFAGDLPPAAIPSTLIIDSDGKVAVRILGPISSITLVDLINDVNEGK; encoded by the coding sequence ATGATGAGTGCATCAAGCGCCGGGTACGGCGTCCGAGGAGTCCTCGGGCGCCTGCTGGTGGTTGCCGTGCTGGCCGCGCTGGCTGTGCTGGCCGGGTGCTCCACCCAGGGCGCCGACGAGCAGACCCGGTCGGGATCCGAGGACGGCTACGTCGGAGCCCGCTCACTGACCCGGGTCGCACCCGCCGATCGCAAGCAGGCGCCGATCGTCTCCGGCGCCTCGCTGGGGGCCGGAAAGGAGATCAGCACCGAGTCGTTCAAGGGCAAGATCATCGTGCTGAACGTGTGGGGCTCCTGGTGTTCGCCCTGCCGACACGAGGCGACCGCGCTGCAGCAGGCCAGCGTCAAGACCGCGGACATCGCGCAGTTCATTGGGATCAACACCCGCGACACCAGCCAGTCCCAGGGGCTCGCCTTCACTCGGGCCTTCAAGATCGGCTATCCGAGCATCTATGACCCGAAGGGCCAGGAGCTGCTCAAGTTTGCCGGTGACCTTCCGCCGGCGGCCATCCCGTCGACCTTGATCATCGACAGCGACGGCAAGGTGGCGGTGAGGATTCTCGGGCCGATCAGCTCGATCACTTTGGTCGATCTGATCAACGACGTGAACGAGGGCAAATGA
- a CDS encoding histidine phosphatase family protein → MSTPTGNDPTTSRRTVVHLLRHGEVHNPGGVLYGRLPDYHLSERGQAMAERLAKHLEHADLVHLRCSPLERAQETMAPIAAAHQLPVVTDGRVIEGDNLFEGKVFSLGASALRQPKSWWLLRNPLRPSWGEPYRDIVVRMRAAMKDAAEAATGHEALIVTHQLPIWMARRDVEGRHLVHDPRKRECTLASLTSFTYLDGRITSVSYSEPAADLLPIGKSKKFVAGA, encoded by the coding sequence ATGAGCACCCCCACGGGCAACGACCCGACCACCAGCCGCCGCACGGTCGTCCACCTGCTTCGCCACGGCGAGGTGCACAACCCGGGCGGGGTCCTCTACGGCCGGCTCCCGGACTATCACCTGTCCGAGCGCGGCCAGGCGATGGCCGAGCGGCTGGCGAAGCATCTCGAGCATGCCGACCTGGTGCATCTGCGGTGCTCGCCCTTGGAGCGGGCCCAGGAGACGATGGCCCCGATCGCGGCCGCCCACCAGCTCCCGGTGGTGACCGACGGCCGGGTGATCGAGGGCGACAACCTGTTCGAGGGCAAGGTGTTCTCGCTGGGCGCCTCGGCGCTGCGGCAGCCGAAGAGCTGGTGGCTGCTGCGCAATCCGCTCCGGCCCAGCTGGGGTGAGCCGTACCGCGACATCGTCGTCCGGATGCGGGCCGCGATGAAGGACGCCGCCGAGGCCGCCACCGGCCATGAGGCCCTGATCGTCACCCACCAGCTGCCGATCTGGATGGCCCGCCGTGACGTCGAGGGCCGCCACCTGGTGCACGACCCGCGCAAGCGCGAGTGCACGCTGGCCAGCCTGACCTCCTTCACCTACCTCGACGGCCGGATCACGTCGGTCTCCTACTCCGAGCCCGCTGCAGATCTGCTGCCGATCGGCAAGTCGAAGAAGTTCGTCGCCGGCGCCTAG
- the hemL gene encoding glutamate-1-semialdehyde 2,1-aminomutase, which yields MTDRRSAELFARAKEVIPGGVNSPVRAFNSVGGTPRFIASAEGAYLTDVDGNELVDLICSWGPMLLGHAHPEVLAAVTEAARHGTSFGAPTLAEVELAAAIVDRTPVSQVRLVNSGTEATMSVLRLARGITGRDMLIKFAGCYHGHVDALLASAGSGVATLAIPGTPGVTVATTHDTIVLPYNDREAVTAAFETYGPQIAAVITEAAPGNMGVITPGVVDGVGFNAFLAETAHRHGALFISDEVMTGFRVSRSGQFGLDGVVPDLMTFGKVMGGGFPAAAFGGPAELMAHLAPVGGVYQAGTLSGNPVATSAGLATLRLATDEVYDQIDQTSAALQAEVSAALGSVGVPHVIQAAGNLFSVFFVGEGVETVPDFAAAQTTSTTQYAAFFHSMLDQGVYLPPSAFEAWFLSSAHDSRALDRIVTALPAAAQAASDSRRNG from the coding sequence ATGACTGACCGGCGCTCGGCGGAGTTGTTCGCGCGCGCCAAGGAGGTGATCCCGGGCGGTGTGAACTCACCGGTCCGTGCCTTCAACTCCGTTGGCGGGACGCCGCGGTTCATCGCCTCGGCGGAGGGGGCGTACCTGACCGATGTGGACGGCAACGAGCTGGTCGACCTGATCTGCTCGTGGGGTCCGATGCTGTTGGGGCACGCCCATCCGGAGGTGCTGGCCGCCGTCACCGAGGCGGCCCGGCACGGGACCTCCTTCGGAGCCCCGACCCTGGCCGAGGTCGAGCTGGCTGCAGCGATCGTCGACCGGACCCCGGTCAGCCAGGTCCGGTTGGTCAACAGCGGCACCGAGGCCACCATGTCCGTGCTCCGGCTGGCCCGCGGCATCACCGGCCGGGACATGTTGATCAAGTTCGCCGGCTGCTACCACGGCCACGTCGACGCCCTGCTCGCCTCGGCCGGTTCTGGTGTCGCCACACTGGCCATCCCGGGGACCCCGGGCGTCACGGTGGCCACCACCCACGACACGATCGTGCTGCCGTACAACGACCGCGAGGCGGTCACCGCGGCGTTCGAGACCTATGGCCCGCAGATCGCCGCGGTGATCACCGAGGCTGCGCCCGGCAACATGGGCGTCATCACGCCGGGAGTGGTGGACGGGGTCGGCTTCAATGCCTTCCTGGCAGAGACCGCGCACCGCCACGGCGCGCTGTTCATCTCCGACGAGGTGATGACCGGGTTCCGGGTCAGCCGGTCCGGGCAGTTCGGGCTGGACGGCGTGGTGCCCGACCTGATGACCTTCGGCAAGGTGATGGGGGGCGGTTTCCCGGCCGCGGCCTTCGGCGGTCCGGCCGAGCTGATGGCTCACCTTGCCCCCGTCGGCGGTGTCTACCAGGCTGGCACGCTGTCGGGGAACCCGGTGGCCACCAGCGCAGGACTGGCCACTCTGAGACTGGCCACCGACGAGGTGTACGACCAGATCGACCAGACCTCGGCGGCGCTGCAGGCCGAGGTGTCCGCCGCCCTCGGCAGCGTCGGTGTGCCGCACGTCATCCAGGCCGCCGGGAACTTGTTCAGCGTCTTCTTCGTGGGCGAGGGTGTGGAGACGGTGCCGGACTTCGCCGCTGCCCAGACGACGTCGACGACGCAGTACGCCGCCTTCTTCCACAGCATGCTGGATCAGGGGGTCTACCTGCCGCCGAGCGCGTTCGAGGCCTGGTTCCTGTCGTCGGCGCACGACTCGCGCGCCCTGGACCGGATCGTGACCGCACTGCCCGCCGCCGCCCAGGCGGCGAGCGACTCGAGGAGGAACGGATGA